A genomic region of Staphylococcus roterodami contains the following coding sequences:
- a CDS encoding phosphoglycerate dehydrogenase: MKVVGLNRMREVETELQQRFSDVEFKFYKKASEIPESDLADLDILVGYDGGINEAFLRRCPNLKWIAWFATGVNTLPLDYIADHGILLTNGKGVQAKQLSEYILAFILDDYKKMKLSYDNQLQHIYDSKITGKRLSGQTVLFLGTGAIATRTAKLAKAFNMHLVGLSKSGQDKEEFDEIYSIKSIESILPKADIVVNALPETKETIHLLKRQHFEIMKDEALFINIGRGSVVDEQLLIEVLKNKIIRHAYLDVFENEPLKPNHELYELENVTITAHITGNDYDAKYDLLDIFKNNLVNFLNKVDLIENEVDAKKGY, from the coding sequence ATGAAAGTTGTTGGGTTGAATCGTATGCGTGAAGTTGAAACTGAATTACAACAACGCTTTTCAGATGTTGAATTTAAATTTTATAAAAAAGCATCAGAAATACCTGAGAGCGACTTGGCTGATTTAGATATATTAGTTGGTTATGATGGCGGTATCAATGAGGCATTTTTACGACGTTGTCCAAATTTAAAATGGATCGCATGGTTTGCAACGGGTGTAAATACATTGCCGTTAGATTATATTGCAGATCACGGCATACTTTTAACTAATGGAAAAGGTGTTCAAGCTAAACAATTATCTGAATACATTTTGGCTTTCATTTTAGATGATTATAAAAAGATGAAACTATCATATGATAACCAACTACAACATATATATGATTCGAAAATAACTGGTAAACGCCTTTCAGGACAAACAGTTTTATTTTTAGGTACAGGTGCAATTGCTACTAGAACAGCAAAATTAGCAAAAGCATTTAATATGCATTTGGTTGGTCTGAGTAAATCAGGTCAAGACAAAGAAGAGTTTGATGAGATATATTCAATTAAGTCTATAGAAAGTATATTGCCAAAAGCTGACATTGTAGTAAATGCTTTACCAGAAACGAAAGAAACGATTCATTTATTAAAGAGACAACATTTTGAAATAATGAAAGATGAAGCATTGTTTATTAACATTGGTAGAGGTAGTGTAGTAGATGAACAACTATTAATAGAAGTATTAAAAAATAAAATTATTCGACATGCATATTTAGATGTGTTTGAAAATGAACCGTTGAAACCCAATCATGAACTATATGAATTAGAAAATGTTACCATCACGGCGCATATAACTGGCAATGATTATGATGCAAAGTACGATTTATTAGATATTTTTAAAAATAATTTAGTTAATTTTCTCAATAAGGTTGATTTAATTGAGAATGAAGTTGATGCTAAAAAAGGCTATTAA
- the perR gene encoding peroxide-responsive transcriptional repressor PerR translates to MSVEIESIEHELEESIASLRQAGVRITPQRQAILRYLISSHTHPTADEIYQALSPDFPNISVATIYNNLRVFKDIGIVKELTYGDSSSRFDFNTHNHYHIICEQCGKIVDFQYPQLNEIERLAQHMTDFNVTHHRMEIYGVCKECQDK, encoded by the coding sequence ATGAGTGTTGAAATAGAATCAATTGAGCATGAATTAGAAGAATCAATTGCTTCATTGCGACAAGCTGGTGTTAGAATTACACCACAACGACAAGCAATATTACGATATTTAATTTCTTCACATACTCATCCAACAGCTGATGAAATTTATCAAGCACTTTCACCTGATTTTCCAAATATAAGTGTTGCGACAATATATAATAACTTAAGAGTATTTAAAGATATTGGAATTGTTAAAGAACTAACTTATGGTGATTCATCTAGTCGATTCGATTTTAATACACATAATCACTATCATATTATATGTGAGCAATGTGGTAAGATTGTCGACTTCCAATATCCGCAGTTAAATGAAATTGAAAGATTAGCTCAGCATATGACTGACTTTAACGTAACACATCATCGAATGGAAATTTATGGAGTTTGTAAAGAATGCCAAGATAAATAA